Within the Neorhodopirellula lusitana genome, the region GTGGCCGATGACATTCTGAAACACGTTCTAGAGACCAACACCACCATTCTAGAACGAAGGCCGGATCAGCCCATCCAACTTGCTAGATCACGCAACTTGCTAGACCACACACTTTGCTAGACCACGCACTGGTCGAACGCTTCTTGCAGCCCCGTCATGGGGTCACGCGTCGGCAAGAATTCGTGAGCGAAGTAGCCTTGGTATCCAGTATCGGCAATCGCTCGGGCGATCGGTGGATAGCACAACTCTTGAGTGTCATCCAGTTCGTGACGACCAGGGTTCCCGGCCGTGTGATAGTGACCGTAGTACGGATGGTTCTTCTCGATCGTGCGAATGATGTCACCTTCCATGATCTGCATGTGATAGATGTCATAAAGCAGCTTGAAATTGTCGCTACCAACTTGCTTGACTAGTTCGACGCCCCACTCGCTGTTGTCGCACATGTAGTCGGGGTGATCGACCTTGCTGTTCAACAATTCCATCTGCAAGGTCACGCCCGCTTTCTCAGCGACCGGCACGATCTTCTTCAGTGCGTCAACGCAATTCTTCATCCCAGTCTTGCGATCGATGCCGCGAGCGTTCCCGCTGAAACAAATCACGTTCTTCCAACCTTCAGCGCCGGTGGCTTCGATCGCCGTGTTCAGCTTTTCCAACGCCATGTCATGGAACTGTGGATCGCATAGCCCGTCGGGAAGCGGGTGCGATGAAACCATCGTGCAAACCAAGCCATGTTCCTTCAGCGTGCCAAACTCAGCTGGCGTCAACAAGTCAATGCCCACCATGCCCATGGCGGAAACCTTGGCGGCAAACTCAGGAAGCGGGATCTTGCCAAAACACCACTGGCAAACGGACTGATTCAAACGACCTTGCTTGGCATCGTTGG harbors:
- a CDS encoding hydroxypyruvate isomerase family protein, with protein sequence MSDTPQSSTNRRGMIQRSLATAAGAAAIVTSSSLSAEESVPAMNKQPSANDAKQGRLNQSVCQWCFGKIPLPEFAAKVSAMGMVGIDLLTPAEFGTLKEHGLVCTMVSSHPLPDGLCDPQFHDMALEKLNTAIEATGAEGWKNVICFSGNARGIDRKTGMKNCVDALKKIVPVAEKAGVTLQMELLNSKVDHPDYMCDNSEWGVELVKQVGSDNFKLLYDIYHMQIMEGDIIRTIEKNHPYYGHYHTAGNPGRHELDDTQELCYPPIARAIADTGYQGYFAHEFLPTRDPMTGLQEAFDQCVV